A section of the Jannaschia sp. S6380 genome encodes:
- a CDS encoding NADH:ubiquinone oxidoreductase subunit NDUFA12, which produces MAGFFKRLVGWWDGQSFGTALWTRRFGTEVGQDAAGNTYYRNADGTRRWVHYVGDNDASRVPPEWHGWLHHTFDLPPTKDPLIHRTWEKPHQSNQTGTEDAFFRKGSLRRADVEPATDYEAWRPE; this is translated from the coding sequence ATGGCCGGATTTTTCAAGCGCCTCGTCGGATGGTGGGACGGGCAGAGCTTCGGCACCGCCCTCTGGACCCGCCGCTTCGGGACCGAAGTCGGACAGGACGCGGCAGGCAACACCTATTACCGCAACGCCGATGGCACGCGGCGCTGGGTGCATTATGTCGGCGACAACGACGCTAGCCGCGTGCCGCCCGAATGGCACGGATGGCTGCATCATACCTTCGATCTACCCCCCACGAAGGATCCACTGATCCATCGGACATGGGAAAAGCCGCATCAATCCAACCAGACCGGGACGGAAGACGCGTTCTTCCGCAAAGGGTCGCTGCGCCGGGCCGACGTCGAGCCCGCGACCGACTACGAGGCCTGGAGACCCGAGTGA
- a CDS encoding O-acetylhomoserine aminocarboxypropyltransferase/cysteine synthase family protein, with amino-acid sequence MTETRKYGFDTLQIHAGARPDPATGARQTPIYQTTAYVFRDADHAAALFNLQEVGYIYSRLTNPTVAVLQERIATLEGGAGAVCCSSGHAAQLMALFPLMQPGCNIVVSTRLYGGTVTQFSQTIRRFGWSAKFVDFDNLDAVRDAIDDDTRAVFGEAIANPGGWIMDVRAVADIADAAGIPLIIDNTSATPYLHRPIEHGATLVVHSTTKYLTGNGTVTGGCVVDSGQFDWSASGKFPSLSEPEPAYHGLRFHETFGNLAFTFHSIAVGLRDLGMTMNPQAAHYTLMGIETLSLRMDRHVANAEKVAAWLERHPAVDRVTYAGLPSSPYHDRAKTVCPKGAGGLFTFALKGGYDACVRFIDAVEIFSHVANLGDTRSLVIHSASTTHRQLSPEQQAAAGAGPDVVRVSIGIEDADDLIADLDQALSTAAGKVAAE; translated from the coding sequence ATGACCGAGACACGCAAGTACGGCTTCGACACCCTTCAGATCCACGCGGGCGCCCGCCCGGATCCGGCGACCGGGGCCCGTCAGACGCCGATCTATCAGACCACCGCCTACGTCTTCCGCGACGCCGATCACGCCGCCGCGCTCTTCAATCTGCAGGAGGTGGGATATATCTACTCCCGCCTGACGAACCCGACCGTCGCCGTCCTGCAGGAACGGATCGCCACGCTGGAAGGCGGGGCCGGTGCCGTCTGCTGCTCCTCGGGTCATGCGGCACAGCTCATGGCGCTGTTCCCGCTGATGCAGCCGGGCTGCAACATCGTCGTGTCGACGCGTCTCTACGGCGGAACGGTCACACAGTTCAGCCAGACCATCAGGCGGTTCGGCTGGTCGGCCAAGTTCGTCGATTTCGACAACCTCGACGCCGTCCGGGATGCCATCGACGATGACACCCGGGCCGTCTTCGGCGAGGCCATCGCCAATCCCGGCGGATGGATCATGGACGTGCGGGCGGTGGCGGACATCGCCGATGCCGCCGGCATTCCGCTGATCATCGACAATACCTCGGCCACGCCCTACCTGCACCGCCCCATCGAACACGGAGCGACCCTGGTGGTTCATTCGACCACCAAGTACCTGACCGGCAACGGGACCGTGACCGGCGGCTGCGTGGTGGATTCGGGGCAGTTCGACTGGTCGGCCTCGGGCAAGTTCCCGTCCCTGTCCGAGCCGGAGCCCGCCTATCACGGCCTGCGCTTCCACGAGACGTTCGGCAACCTGGCCTTCACGTTCCATTCCATCGCCGTTGGGCTGCGCGATCTGGGCATGACGATGAACCCCCAGGCCGCGCATTACACCCTGATGGGGATCGAGACGCTCTCGCTCCGGATGGACAGGCACGTCGCCAATGCCGAGAAGGTCGCCGCCTGGCTCGAAAGGCACCCGGCGGTCGACCGTGTCACCTATGCCGGCCTGCCGTCATCGCCCTATCACGACCGCGCCAAGACCGTCTGCCCCAAGGGTGCGGGCGGGCTGTTCACCTTCGCGCTCAAAGGTGGCTACGACGCCTGCGTGCGGTTCATCGACGCGGTCGAGATCTTCAGCCATGTCGCCAACCTTGGCGACACGCGCAGCCTGGTGATCCACTCCGCCTCGACCACGCATCGGCAACTCTCCCCCGAGCAGCAGGCCGCCGCGGGGGCCGGGCCGGACGTCGTCCGCGTCTCTATCGGGATCGAGGATGCCGACGACCTGATCGCCGATCTCGACCAGGCGCTCTCGACCGCGGCCGGCAAGGTGGCCGCCGAATAG